One window from the genome of Salvia miltiorrhiza cultivar Shanhuang (shh) chromosome 7, IMPLAD_Smil_shh, whole genome shotgun sequence encodes:
- the LOC130993964 gene encoding uncharacterized protein LOC130993964 codes for MNEYGRYFVVNYGGAFNGYEYIGGSSKNLHIFGDTMASTVYMINYLMMENSLSTNYSLYYLTKRLNGRVYSKNIIADDNDLLQLLASQPHFPEIYVVEDDYSGGVYVPSFDLPQSSGYGGESSATFESGDGLEAIQRYAYLDLSAGDSPAQQSVEPSVTWGNDQSTGWPSWDEPNPYQYDRLITDRCWGPADDQYTYEPQFVEDAGNVDEDYVPSSEAETDTSASEDLSEPENVRRAGIEYAGWQNLQIDEDDDEQVPGADELTNWLVPVIPLDAAAAVVDIEDYQLLPRELSKNMYFNSKDDLIVAIGLWNMKQGKEFSVSKSDSRRVYVKCKHSDTCPFKLHASSQDGVIWGVYKFTNEHSCDGELGRVARIKAPAKVVAAYLAQKIHDDCEILKPKAIQLELRREFGVQIKYDVALRARNRATEMVYGRHDQSFEMLPKYLYMLRQSNPGSRVEWEVDDDGRFKHLFVALAASATPFMFSLRPVIVVDGTHLKGKNRGILFVAVTKDGNESLFPLAYGVGPKENDESWSYFMSRIRRVYGQADPLLIVSDQHISIANAIRNELPNATHGLCYYHLQNNLKHYGKAVVEVYRQAAFAYEKSDFNRAMNALKVMKRAAYDKLMGIGPEKWARSMCPMPVRRYSFMTSNAAEAFNSRLLWARRLPICSMLEAIRIVIEKWFSERLRAAQQIEQGLTVEAGKRVAIEVQKSRRYTAQRLSGMKYKVQTADRSFKVDLEKKKCECRVFQLDQLPCSHSIAAISEAGDTIAEYVDSYYTNDFLIDTYSREVNNLPPRRQWLVPEHIAEQVVLPLIVKGQAGRPKEGRHRGGGEGTSTQADESSSIRRRKPKKCSICHEEGHSKRTCAGRATEPRE; via the exons atgaatgaatatgggagatactttgtggttaattatggaggtgccttcaatggttatgagtacatcggcggctcttctaagaatttgcatattttcggagacacaATGGCCAGTACGGTGTACATGATAAATTACCTGATGAtggagaattcattgagcactaattacagcttgtattatttgacgaagagattaaatggcagggtatacagtaaaaatattattgccgatgacaatgatttgcttcagttgctggcgtcgcagccacattttcctgagatttatgttgtTGAAGACGATTACAGTGGAGGAGTGTATGTTCCTTCGttcgatctccctcaatcttccgggtatggaggtgaatccagtgcaacattcgaaagtggggacggattggaagcaatccaaagatatgcttatttagacCTATCAGCCGGAGATTCACCGGCGCAACAAAGTGTTGAACCGTCGGTCACTTGGGGTAATGATCAGTCAACGGGTTGGCCTTCATGGGATGAGCCAAATCCGTACCAGTACGATCGCCTAATAACTGATCGTTGTTGGGGTCCAGCTGATGATCAATATACGTACGAGCCTCAGTTCGTGGAGGATGCTGGTAATGTAGATGAAGATTATGTTCCATCGTCTGAAGCCGAGACTGATACAAGCGCCTCTGAAGACTTGTCGGAGCCAGAGAACGTGAGAAGGGCGGGGATTGAATATGCAGGTTGGCAGAATTTGCAGATCGACGAGGATGATGACGAACAGGTTCCTGGAGCAGAtgaactaactaattggttagttccggTTATCCCGTTGGACGCCGCAGCGGCAGTTGTGGATATTGAAGATTATCAGCTATTGCCTCGGGAGTTGTCaaagaatatgtatttcaatagcaaagatgatctgatcgttgcaatcggtctgtggaacatgaagcaggGCAAGGAATTTTCTGTCAGCAAATCAGACAGCAGACGAGTCTATGTCAAATGCAAGCATTCAGATACGTGCCCCTTCAAGCTCCATGCATCGTCACAAGATGGAGTCATTTGGGGAGTGTATAAGTTCACCAATGAGCACTCATGCGACGGTGAGCTAGGGCGCGTAGCGCGAATAAAGGCCCCCGCAAAAGTCGTCGCAGCATATTTAGCACAGAAGATACACGACGATTGCGAGATCTTGAAGCCGAAGGCCATCCAGCTGGAGCTGCGACGTGAGTTTGGCGTACAGATCAAGTACGATGTTGCATTGCGAGCCCGTAATCGAGCCACTGAGATGGTTTATGGTCGACATGATCAGTCCTTCGAGATGCTGCCCAAGTACTTATACATGTTGAGACAATCCAATCCCGGTTCGAGGGTGGAGTGGGAAGTTGACGATGATggccgattcaaacacttatttgttgctcttgcagcttcggctacccctttcatgttcagcttacggccagtgattgtcgtcgatggcacacacttgaagggcaagaataggggtattttgtttgttgcagtGACGAAGGACGGCAACGAGAGTTTGTTCCCACTCGCGTATGGTGTTGGCCCGAAAGAAAACGATGAATCGTGGAGTTATTTCATGTCACGCATTCGACGTGTTTATGGCCAAGCCGATCCACTTTTGATTGTCTCTGATCAGCATATCTCCATTGCCAATGCTATCAGAAATGAGTTACCAAATGCAACCCACGGCCTATGCTACTACCATTTGCAAAATAACCTGAAGCATTACGGTAAGGCAGTGGTCGAGGTGTATCGACAAGCTGCATTTGCGTACGAGAAGTCCGACTTCAATAGGgctatgaacgccctgaagGTTATGAAGAGAGCCGCGTACGATAAACTAATGGGGATTGGGCCGGAGAAGTGGGCTCGTTCGATGTGTCCTATGCCTGTGCGACGCTACAGTTTTATGACATCAAATGCTGCTGAAGCTTTTAATTCCAGATTGTTGTGGGCAAGAAGACTTCCTATATGCTCGATGTTAGAGGCAATCAGAATTGTTATTGAGAAATGGTTCAGCGAGCGACTAAGGGCTGCACAACAAATCGAGCAAGGCTTGACTGTTGAGGCTGGTAAAAGGGTAGCTATTGAAGTCCAAAAAAGTCGTCGATACACTGCACAAAGGTTGAGTGGCATGAAGTATAAGGTGCAAACTGCTGACAGAAGCTTCAAGGTGGATCtagagaagaaaaaatgcgaATGTCGAGTATTTCAGCTAGACCAACTGCCCTGTTCTCATTCAATCGCTGCAATAAG tGAAGCCGGTGATACGATCGCGGAGTATGTAGACTCGTACTACACGAATGACTTTCTTATCGATACTTACTCTCGCGAAGTTAATAATCTCCCGCCGAGACGCCAGTGGTTAGTTCCCGAGCACATCGCTGAG